From the Candidatus Binataceae bacterium genome, the window CTCACGCCGATCGTGCTGCCGAGCAACTTGGCCGAATGAAAGACCTGGTTGCCGTACTCCACGAAGGCGTCGGTTTGCGCTTTCCAGATCTTGTAGTCGCGCTCATGGAAACTTGCGTACGTGTCGCCCTGCTGTGACTTGGCCGGCGCGGCAACGCCGGGGCCGGCTATACTCGGCTGACCCGCGGCGGGTCCGCTACTGGCGGCTGAGGGCTGCTCCTTCGCCGACCCTGGCCCGGCCTCACCGCCGGCCTGCGCCATCACCCAGTGCTGGTCGGGATGCTTGCGCTGCCATCCGGCCATCAGACGGCGCGTGACTTCGAGCGCTTGGGCGCGGCTCATCTGGTGCCCGGGCTTGAGGCCCTTGACCTCGGTGCTGGTGACCCCGTCGCAGAGCTGAATTACGGCTCCGCCGTTCGTGGCCAGTGGCACGCGATGCGTGGTGACGGGGTTGGCGTCGGCGCGTGCGGGGCGGCGGCCGAATCCAGCGTAGGCGGCTGCGCCAGCTGCGCCGATGATGATCGCGATGGCGGCTATTCTGCTGCGAAGCTGCATGTTCTTTTCCATCGGCCGGTTCAGTGCTCCGCTGCGCGCTTGAGACGGTGCGCGGCGGTCTCAGTAGCTGGCGAACTGCGGCGCGGGAGGCTTATCGACTTTGCCGTCGGAGACCAGGTAGTTCGCCTTGACCGTCACCGGGTTGCGGTCCCAAAGGTTGTAGATCGTATCAACGAGGCTGTCGGCGCGGACGGTGAACTCGCCGTCGCCGCAGCCGTCGAATTGATCGAACGGGTCGGCGCGATTCATCTGCACCGTCAGCTTGGGCAGCCCCTCGGGCGCATATGGCCACGGCCACGCTGTCGAGAGCATCCCGTAAAAGCTGATATTCCCGATCTGGTTAAAGAGCATCTGATGCGTGTGTCCGTGGATGACAGTGACCTTGCGGTAGGGGCGCAGAATCGCCTGCACCTCGCCGGCGTCCTCGGTCCAGAAATTCCACGGGCGGTAGTACTTGTAGAGCGGCGAATGGGAGAAGACGAGGATCGGCGTGGCGGGCGGATACTTCGCCAGGTCCTTTGTGAGCCATTCGCGCTGGGCTTCGCCGACCTCGAAGCGCGACTGGAGCGCGTTGTCGAGCCCGGCGACAGTTTGCATCCGCTGCTCGGGCGTCATCTTGCGCGCGGTCCAGAAGTCCTTTTCGTACACGCTCTGCAAGACCACGACGTGCACGCCTTTCCAGTCGAAGGAATAGGTCGGCGGTCCGAACAGCTCCTGCCATTTCTCGCCCAGGTCAAGAAACCAGTCGTGCTCCCCGACCATCATCTTCACCGGCGCTTTGAGCGTGCTCAGGATCTGGCGTCCCAGTTCGAGCTGCGCGGGGCTGCCGAGCTGGGCCAGATCGCCGCCATAGAGCACAAAGTCAGGTTGCGGATCGAGCGCGTTGACGTCGTCGACCGCCTTGACGATCGCGCGGACGAAGCGCTGGTTGAGCGTGCGCTCGTAGAGATGGGCGTCCGAGATATAGGCGAAGCGGAATGGCGCGCCGCCCTGCGCACCCGTCTTCGCCCATCCCTTGTCCACCGCGGCGTCGGCCACCTCCACGAGCTGGAAGGTATGGGGTGGCGTCAGCCCCTTGCCCATCGCCGCGGCGAGCGTGGCCGCCGACAGCTTGAGAAACGTGCGTCGGTCGCAATTGCGCAGCGCTGTGAGCACGCGGCCGCGCGCTTCGTAATATTTGGTCTCGACGCTTTTGTGGCGCGCGGCCATAACCGATCCTCCGCAACGATACGTCCGGGCGCAGAGGCGCCCTTCAATATCCGCCCAGCAACGCCGGGTCTTCGCGCATCGCCGCCTGGCCCGGTCCGATATCGCCAAAGGGGCCGCCGAAGCCGGGGCCCTTGCGTCCCTTGCGCCCCATCGCGGCTTCGGTGTCGCGTTGCGGACGCGTCGTGCGCGAAAGCTTGAACTGGCGCTCGTACTCGGCGCGCGCCTGTTTCATGTAGGGCTCGCTGGTGAGCGAAAGCAAAAAGGCCGCGAGATCGTCCTCCTGCTGCTCGCTCAGGCCGAGCGGCACGATTCCGCCGTCAAGGAACGGGTTCTGGACCCCGCCCTTGTTATAGTGGTCGAGCGTGTCCCAGATCGTCGCCTGTGAGCCGTCGTGGAAATAAGGCTCGGTGAGATAAAGGTCGCGCAATCCCATCGTTCTGAACGCGCCAATGTCGTGCGGCTGGCGCGTGACCAGGAAGCGGCCGAGTTCACTGAGGTCGGTCGAGATCGCGAGTTCGTCGATCTGGCGCTCGCCGCCGCCTTTGGCGAGCAGCGCGAGCGCCTGGCGCGCATGGGGAACGAAACTCGCCGCATGCGCGGAGACGCCAATGTTGTGGAAGCGGTCGTCGGTGAACAGCGGGCGCGTCGGATTCCATCCGTGGCACGACATGCAGCGTCCCTGGCCGTTGAAGGTCGCCCATCCACGCAGCTGCTGCTCGGTGAGCGCCTTGCTTTCGCCCGCCATGTAGCGGTCGAAGGGCGAGTCGAAGGAGATCTGCGTGCGTTCGTACACCGCGATCGCGCCGACGATGTTCTGGTAGGTGGGCGCCTGCTTGAAAGCCTGCTTGAACAGGGGCTGATACTCGGCCAGCGCGCGG encodes:
- a CDS encoding metallophosphoesterase: MAARHKSVETKYYEARGRVLTALRNCDRRTFLKLSAATLAAAMGKGLTPPHTFQLVEVADAAVDKGWAKTGAQGGAPFRFAYISDAHLYERTLNQRFVRAIVKAVDDVNALDPQPDFVLYGGDLAQLGSPAQLELGRQILSTLKAPVKMMVGEHDWFLDLGEKWQELFGPPTYSFDWKGVHVVVLQSVYEKDFWTARKMTPEQRMQTVAGLDNALQSRFEVGEAQREWLTKDLAKYPPATPILVFSHSPLYKYYRPWNFWTEDAGEVQAILRPYRKVTVIHGHTHQMLFNQIGNISFYGMLSTAWPWPYAPEGLPKLTVQMNRADPFDQFDGCGDGEFTVRADSLVDTIYNLWDRNPVTVKANYLVSDGKVDKPPAPQFASY
- a CDS encoding cytochrome c peroxidase, translated to MSARFFATLTALAAAAVIGSGLVARATVPAPKAGRSAEPKSVNQPGFPDQLYKWVVPADNPQSAAKVALGKKLFFDPRLSVDNTVSCASCHDPDKGFTDQLPTSMGVHGKFGKRNAPTVLNALFNIEQFWDGRAPTLEDQAKQPILNPVEMGMPNEQAVVEKVRALAEYQPLFKQAFKQAPTYQNIVGAIAVYERTQISFDSPFDRYMAGESKALTEQQLRGWATFNGQGRCMSCHGWNPTRPLFTDDRFHNIGVSAHAASFVPHARQALALLAKGGGERQIDELAISTDLSELGRFLVTRQPHDIGAFRTMGLRDLYLTEPYFHDGSQATIWDTLDHYNKGGVQNPFLDGGIVPLGLSEQQEDDLAAFLLSLTSEPYMKQARAEYERQFKLSRTTRPQRDTEAAMGRKGRKGPGFGGPFGDIGPGQAAMREDPALLGGY